A region of Salirhabdus salicampi DNA encodes the following proteins:
- a CDS encoding methyl-accepting chemotaxis protein — MGISFYESNIRKKQQQLLLRLLLFAIIIGLIAEVIVGAPIINMVAIGMIGLSFYSVVFLLYLNNRYTSWIPYISLIGITVVSGIIIHSSDYITNMLFPFFLLATAAMSVSLKVLTSGALLGIGLLAYFVIHSDEVSTIGSRAIFITFIFFTLVFIVLLMQVVMSKQLLHHIKGSLHKTEVLLQKQRKQNRQVKKTATTVHESIASIDKSSKSHTNALMEMGQSFKEIGSAADTQVYSVSNITTLTSESNARINQMITSFQKLARHGEKVYQSTVESEQSIDQLSIMMSEFQQSFHTMEEKMGTLSDQITEATQFTGIIEDIAAQTNLLALNASIEAARAGESGRGFAVVAKEVRKLADFSSETAKEINERLTSINKIAKETDDRVSKNDQRLTENLIVIQKVDGELRHIRSNIRDFINHLNNFGHEAKAIQHSSAGIDESVNELASIIEETTAILEELQAMVETHMENQGGLMDEIEKTSEAVNNLEEQTNIISSSR; from the coding sequence ATGGGTATATCTTTTTATGAAAGTAATATTAGAAAGAAGCAACAACAATTATTGCTTCGTTTACTATTATTTGCAATTATAATTGGTCTTATAGCTGAGGTCATTGTCGGTGCTCCAATTATAAATATGGTCGCAATCGGAATGATTGGACTTAGCTTTTATTCTGTTGTTTTTTTACTTTATCTCAATAATAGATACACATCTTGGATACCTTATATTTCGCTTATTGGAATTACTGTTGTATCAGGAATTATTATACATAGTTCAGATTACATAACCAATATGTTATTTCCATTCTTTTTATTAGCAACAGCTGCGATGTCGGTTTCTCTTAAGGTTTTGACATCTGGAGCTTTATTAGGAATAGGACTATTAGCGTATTTTGTCATTCATAGTGACGAAGTCTCTACTATTGGTTCACGAGCTATCTTTATAACATTTATTTTCTTCACCCTCGTGTTTATTGTCCTTCTCATGCAAGTTGTCATGTCAAAACAGTTATTACACCATATAAAAGGTTCATTACATAAGACAGAAGTTCTTTTACAAAAGCAACGGAAACAAAATAGGCAGGTAAAAAAAACAGCAACTACCGTTCACGAATCAATTGCAAGTATCGATAAATCAAGTAAGAGTCACACAAATGCTTTAATGGAAATGGGGCAATCATTTAAAGAAATTGGTAGTGCTGCCGATACTCAAGTTTATTCCGTATCTAATATTACTACACTAACGAGTGAATCAAATGCCCGAATAAATCAAATGATTACCTCCTTTCAAAAGCTGGCACGCCATGGAGAAAAAGTGTATCAATCAACAGTTGAAAGTGAGCAGTCAATTGATCAATTAAGCATAATGATGTCCGAATTCCAACAATCATTTCATACAATGGAAGAAAAGATGGGAACATTATCAGATCAAATTACAGAGGCTACGCAATTCACTGGAATTATTGAAGACATTGCAGCTCAGACAAACTTACTCGCATTAAACGCGAGTATAGAAGCAGCTAGAGCTGGAGAATCAGGAAGAGGTTTTGCAGTTGTTGCAAAAGAGGTTCGAAAATTAGCAGACTTTTCAAGTGAAACAGCAAAGGAAATTAATGAACGGTTAACTAGCATTAACAAAATTGCTAAAGAAACCGACGATAGAGTGAGTAAAAACGATCAACGGTTGACGGAAAATTTAATCGTAATTCAAAAGGTAGATGGAGAGTTGAGGCATATTAGGTCAAACATACGAGATTTTATAAATCATTTGAACAATTTTGGTCATGAGGCTAAAGCTATTCAACATTCATCCGCAGGTATCGATGAATCTGTAAATGAATTGGCTTCAATTATAGAGGAAACAACCGCGATTTTAGAGGAGCTTCAAGCCATGGTAGAAACACATATGGAGAATCAAGGTGGTCTAATGGATGAAATCGAAAAAACGAGTGAAGCGGTTAATAATTTAGAGGAGCAAACCAATATAATATCTTCTAGCCGATAA